Proteins from a genomic interval of Nocardioidaceae bacterium:
- a CDS encoding 2'-5' RNA ligase family protein produces the protein MLRLGVAVEVPEPWASRVQGYRCALGDDAAGVPTHITLVPPTDLDDRPGVVESVVATLTEAATGCPPFSVRLRGSDSFRPVSPVAYVVVADGAGCLGRLASSSRTGPLDSPAAFPFHPHVTLAHGVAEADLDRAVADHADVDLRFTVEAMTLYRHDGAAWEPWRRFPLTG, from the coding sequence GTGCTGAGGCTCGGCGTCGCTGTCGAGGTGCCCGAGCCGTGGGCGTCGCGCGTGCAGGGGTACCGCTGCGCGCTCGGCGACGACGCGGCCGGCGTGCCGACGCACATCACCCTGGTGCCGCCCACCGACCTCGACGACCGCCCCGGCGTCGTCGAGTCCGTCGTCGCCACCCTGACCGAGGCCGCGACGGGGTGCCCGCCGTTCTCGGTGCGCCTGCGGGGCAGCGACAGCTTCCGGCCGGTCTCGCCCGTGGCGTACGTGGTGGTCGCGGACGGCGCGGGCTGCCTGGGGCGCCTCGCGAGCTCCTCGCGCACGGGTCCCCTCGACAGTCCCGCGGCGTTCCCCTTCCACCCCCACGTCACGCTCGCCCACGGCGTGGCGGAGGCCGACCTGGACCGCGCCGTGGCGGACCACGCCGACGTGGACCTCCGCTTCACCGTCGAGGCGATGACGCTCTACCGGCACGACGGCGCCGCGTGGGAGCCCTGGCGCCGGTTCCCGCTGACGGGCTGA
- the trpS gene encoding tryptophan--tRNA ligase — translation MWAVSEQPAQSPSSSRQSPTSRPRVLSGIQPTSDSFHLGNYLGAVVQWVALQEDHEPFFFIADLHAITVEQDPKLLRERTRRSAAQLIAAGVDPERSAIFVQSQVPAHAQAAWVLQCLTGFGEARRMTQFKDKSAKGGEGAASVGLFTYPVLQAADILLYRPAYVPVGEDQRQHLELTRDLAQRFNGRYKKTFRVPEPYILESTAKIFDLQEPTRKMSKSATSPAGTINLLDEPRATAKKVRSAVTDSETEVRFDVEAKPGVSNLLTIFSTLTGRSTEELEQAYAGRGYGDLKGDLADVVVDVVTPFRDRVTELLEERAQLDDVLAAGADRAEAVASRTLADVMDRVGFLPRVPGSR, via the coding sequence ATGTGGGCCGTGTCAGAGCAGCCCGCGCAGTCCCCGTCGTCGTCGCGTCAGAGCCCGACCAGCCGTCCCCGGGTGCTGTCGGGCATCCAGCCGACCAGCGACTCCTTCCACCTCGGCAACTACCTCGGCGCGGTGGTGCAGTGGGTGGCGCTGCAGGAGGACCACGAGCCGTTCTTCTTCATCGCCGACCTGCACGCGATCACCGTCGAGCAGGACCCGAAGCTGCTGCGGGAGCGTACGCGCCGGTCGGCGGCCCAGCTGATCGCGGCCGGCGTCGACCCGGAGCGCTCGGCGATCTTCGTGCAGTCGCAGGTGCCGGCGCACGCCCAGGCGGCCTGGGTGCTGCAGTGCCTCACCGGGTTCGGCGAGGCGCGGCGCATGACGCAGTTCAAGGACAAGTCGGCGAAGGGCGGGGAGGGAGCGGCGTCGGTGGGGCTGTTCACCTACCCGGTGCTGCAGGCCGCGGACATCCTGCTCTACCGGCCCGCGTACGTGCCCGTCGGTGAGGACCAGCGCCAGCACCTGGAGCTGACCCGCGACCTCGCGCAGCGCTTCAACGGGCGCTACAAGAAGACCTTCCGGGTCCCCGAGCCCTACATCCTGGAGTCGACGGCCAAGATCTTCGACCTGCAGGAGCCCACCCGCAAGATGTCGAAGTCGGCCACCTCGCCCGCCGGCACCATCAACCTGCTCGACGAGCCGCGTGCCACCGCCAAGAAGGTCCGCTCGGCGGTGACGGACTCCGAGACCGAGGTGCGCTTCGACGTCGAGGCCAAGCCGGGCGTCTCGAACCTGCTCACGATCTTCAGCACCCTCACCGGGCGCAGCACCGAGGAGCTCGAGCAGGCGTACGCGGGCCGCGGCTACGGCGACCTCAAGGGCGACCTCGCCGACGTGGTCGTCGACGTCGTGACCCCGTTCCGCGACCGCGTCACCGAGCTGCTGGAGGAGCGTGCACAGCTCGACGACGTGCTCGCCGCCGGAGCGGACCGGGCGGAGGCCGTCGCGTCACGCACGCTGGCCGATGTCATGGACCGGGTCGGGTTCCTGCCGCGCGTGCCGGGCAGCCGCTGA
- a CDS encoding succinate dehydrogenase/fumarate reductase iron-sulfur subunit, whose product MKVNLKIWRQASREAQGGLKDYHLDDVTEDMSFLEMLDVLNEQLIEQDEEPVEFEHDCREGICGSCGLMINGLPHGPERTTTCQLHMRTFKDGETITIEPWRAAAFPVVKDLVVDRSAFDAMIQAGGYVSVNTGAAPDAHAMPVRKEHADRAFDTATCIGCGACVAACPNASASLFLGAKITHLGELPQGQAERHERVIGMVAAHDEAGFGGCTNIGECASACPKEIPLDVISQLNKDLRTALRHV is encoded by the coding sequence GTGAAGGTCAACCTCAAGATCTGGCGCCAGGCCTCGCGCGAGGCGCAGGGCGGCCTGAAGGACTACCACCTCGACGACGTCACCGAGGACATGTCGTTCCTGGAGATGCTCGACGTGCTCAACGAGCAGCTCATCGAGCAGGACGAGGAGCCCGTCGAGTTCGAGCACGACTGCCGCGAGGGCATCTGCGGCTCGTGCGGGCTCATGATCAACGGTCTCCCCCACGGCCCCGAGCGCACGACGACGTGCCAGCTGCACATGCGCACGTTCAAGGACGGCGAGACGATCACCATCGAGCCCTGGCGGGCCGCGGCGTTCCCGGTGGTCAAGGACCTGGTCGTGGACCGCTCGGCGTTCGACGCGATGATCCAGGCCGGCGGCTACGTCTCGGTCAACACCGGCGCCGCACCGGACGCGCACGCGATGCCGGTGCGCAAGGAGCACGCCGACCGGGCCTTCGACACCGCGACCTGCATCGGCTGCGGTGCCTGCGTGGCCGCGTGCCCGAACGCCTCGGCCTCGCTGTTCCTCGGCGCGAAGATCACCCACCTGGGTGAGCTGCCGCAGGGCCAGGCCGAGCGTCACGAGCGGGTCATCGGCATGGTCGCCGCCCACGACGAGGCCGGGTTCGGCGGTTGCACCAACATCGGCGAGTGCGCCTCCGCCTGCCCCAAGGAGATCCCGCTGGACGTCATCAGCCAGCTCAACAAGGACCTCCGCACCGCGCTGCGTCACGTCTGA